Within the Acidobacteriota bacterium genome, the region CAATAGCAATGGTTCACGCTCAATTTGGCTTCTTTATGAATTGGGCGGGTACGCAAAAGGGAGAAGGCATTGAGTACCATTTACTGACATTGGCGGCCACGATCTTCCTGATGATCAAGGGAGGCGGTGCTTTCTCGATCGATCGTGCGCTCACTGCGAATGGTTCGAGCGTGGCGGCAGGCCAGCGCGCCTGAGGGATAACGATGACAAAGAGCGCAGAGATCGACGCGGCGAGGCTTTGGCTGGTCCTCGCTAAGGCTCATCGCGCGATGAAGGCATTGGCTGAGCAGAGCATCGTTGGCACCGGACTCGGATTTTCTGACTTCATGGTGCTCGAAGCTCTGCTCCATAAAGGACCTTTGACGATCACCGAGATTCAGAGCAAGGTATTGCTCGCCAGCGGCTCCATGACCGCCGCCATCGATCGACTCGAGAAGAACGGTTTGGTTACTCGCAACTTCAAGTCGTCCGACAGACGCGCACGGGTGATTGAGTTAACAGCGGAAGGCAAGCGCTTGATCCAGGCGAGTTTCAACCAGCACCTCAGGGATCTTGAGTCGGCGACCACGCCCCTAAAGGAAGAAGAACGTCGGCAACTTTATCTATCGATTAAGAAGTTAGGCCTGCACGCGGAAGAGGTAAGAGAGAAGAGCGGAAAAGAGAAAGTTGGTTGAAAGTTTGTGAGGGAGATTAGGAACTATGATCAATATTCGCAAAAGTGAAGAACG harbors:
- a CDS encoding MarR family transcriptional regulator, coding for MTKSAEIDAARLWLVLAKAHRAMKALAEQSIVGTGLGFSDFMVLEALLHKGPLTITEIQSKVLLASGSMTAAIDRLEKNGLVTRNFKSSDRRARVIELTAEGKRLIQASFNQHLRDLESATTPLKEEERRQLYLSIKKLGLHAEEVREKSGKEKVG